From Endozoicomonas sp. 8E, the proteins below share one genomic window:
- the tnpA gene encoding IS66 family insertion sequence element accessory protein TnpA has translation MSKTAKRLTKEQWQNLISEQRSGSMNQSEFCRFKGLCLATFYNWKSKLNTPETTPQWVELPVAGQPAPQ, from the coding sequence ATGAGTAAAACAGCAAAACGACTGACTAAAGAACAGTGGCAAAACTTAATCTCTGAGCAGCGAAGCGGCAGTATGAACCAGTCCGAATTCTGCCGGTTCAAAGGGCTTTGCCTTGCCACCTTCTACAACTGGAAAAGCAAACTCAACACCCCTGAAACGACTCCCCAATGGGTAGAACTTCCCGTTGCTGGCCAGCCTGCCCCGCAGTAA